The segment GCAGGGAGATCGAGCTTTACGTGCAGATCGCCAGCGGTTGTGATGCCACCGCGTCGCTGTCGGCCTCGGCGGCGGACACCAGCCTCGCCCGTCTCGAAGCGGTGGGAGCCACCACCCGGCGCTACATCCTCATCCTGAGCATCGTCGCCGCCGCCCTGGCGTTGCTCGGCGCGATCCTCGCCGAAGCGCGGCGACGGGCGGTTGCGCAACGAGCCAGAGAGGCTCAGCGGATGGCGAGCCTGGGCCGCCTGGCCGGTGGCATTGCACACGACTTCAACAATGTCCTTGCCATCATCCTCAACTACACCGACTTCGTCGCCGAACATGCTCCCCCCGAAGCCCGTAACGATCTCGGCCAGATCCGCAAGGCGGCGAAACGGGCGGCCGGACTCACCGCGCAACTGCTCTGTTTCATCCGGCACGAGGCCGTCCATCCGCAGATATTCGACGTCAACAGCGCGATCGCCGAAGCGCACGCCATGCTCGCGCGAACTCTCGGCGAGCACATCGTGCTGGTGGTGATGCCCTCGCTCGAACCTCTGAAAATCTGCGCGGACGCCGGCCAGATCCAGCAGATTCTCGTCAACCTCGCCGTCAACGCCCGCGACGCGATGCCCGACGGCGGCACATTAGTGATCACCGCCAGCGCCGTCGACCTTGAGGAGAACCAGGCGAACGTTCACCCGCCGGTAAAGGCCGGACGTTACCTTCAGCTCCTCGTCACTGATACCGGTACCGGAATGCCTCCGGAAACGGTGGCCCGCATCTTTGAACCGTTCTTCACCACCAAGCCGAAGGGCCACGGCACAGGACTTGGCCTCGCTACCGTCCTGGACATCGTCACCACTGCTGGCGGCAGCATCGACGTCTGCTCCAAGCTCGGCATCGGCACGACATTCAGGCTGTACTTCCCTGTCGCCGACGTACCGTACGACCTCGAATCGGCAAGTCGCACCTCTTCGGCGCCGCCGCGTGGCCACGGCGAGAGCATCCTGGTCGTCGAAGACGAGCCGGCCCTCGGCGCGAGCATCGCTCGCATCCTCACCGCCGGCGGGTATCAGGTCCGGTCCGCCGTCAGCGGCCCCGACGCCTTGGCCGTGTACGCGTGCGATGGCTGTGACCTGCTGGTCGCCGACGTCGTCATGCCCGACATGTCAGGCTCACGTCTGGCCGAGATACTGCACCGCACCGACCCCCGCCTGCCCGTGCTCTACATCTCCGGTTACATCGACGGCATCCTCGGTCCTAACCGTTTGTGCACACCCGAGACCAAGGTGATCGAAAAGCCCTTCACCGCCGGCCAACTTCTCG is part of the Actinoplanes sp. NBC_00393 genome and harbors:
- a CDS encoding ATP-binding protein, producing MSWLSRRRPGRRLLVNAATVALLVAVAVLGYSVSHRQETMADEARQAQQLAQAAQQVKFRAADFNGWQTAYALDIIRAVPGAAADTSGSRAKFLDAAARFDRELDALELLSASSAATRTVDAVRSAFEEFMTADRQVVKLYRSGEPADRKAASELVLGREIELYVQIASGCDATASLSASAADTSLARLEAVGATTRRYILILSIVAAALALLGAILAEARRRAVAQRAREAQRMASLGRLAGGIAHDFNNVLAIILNYTDFVAEHAPPEARNDLGQIRKAAKRAAGLTAQLLCFIRHEAVHPQIFDVNSAIAEAHAMLARTLGEHIVLVVMPSLEPLKICADAGQIQQILVNLAVNARDAMPDGGTLVITASAVDLEENQANVHPPVKAGRYLQLLVTDTGTGMPPETVARIFEPFFTTKPKGHGTGLGLATVLDIVTTAGGSIDVCSKLGIGTTFRLYFPVADVPYDLESASRTSSAPPRGHGESILVVEDEPALGASIARILTAGGYQVRSAVSGPDALAVYACDGCDLLVADVVMPDMSGSRLAEILHRTDPRLPVLYISGYIDGILGPNRLCTPETKVIEKPFTAGQLLAAVSDALSRAPGKGGIAGSQPEPSDNQPHPSA